One window of the Cryptomeria japonica chromosome 7, Sugi_1.0, whole genome shotgun sequence genome contains the following:
- the LOC131039921 gene encoding SKP1-like protein 1A: MAEDTTAKECKVKLKSSDDNIFEVEYTIAMQSQLLKKALRFFVNPCFNPFCDIAFETGMEEDPTAAMVKECKVKLKSSDDNIFEVEHAVAMQSQLLKNALADSGTDSTLPLHNISSEILAKVIEYCEYHVNAANTISVRDVKMWEQEFVRDLDQATLCHLILGAQYMEIRNLLYLICQTVAERIKGKSSEEVREIFNIQNDLTPEEEEEIRRENEWAFEEEVQEEVEREG, encoded by the exons ATGGCGGAGGATACCACTGCGAAGGAATGTAAGGTGAAATTGAAGAGCTCGGATGACAATATTTTTGAGGTCGAGTATACCATAGCCATGCAGTCACAGTTGTTAAAGAAAGCTCTG AGGTTTTTCGTCAATCCCTGTTTCAATCCTTTCTGTGACATTGCCTTCGAGACAGGCATGGAGGAGGATCCCACTGCAGCCATGGTGAAGGAATGTAAGGTGAAATTGAAGAGTTCGGATGACAATATTTTTGAGGTCGAGCATGCCGTAGCCATGCAGTCACAGTTGTTAAAGAACGCTCTGGCTGACAGCGGCACGGACAGCACCCTGCCTTTGCACAACATTTCCAGCGAAATTCTGGCGAAGGTGATCGAGTACTGCGAATATCATGTTAATGCCGCCAACACCATCTCGGTGCGGGATGTGAAGATGTGGGAACAGGAGTTCGTGAGGGACCTTGATCAAGCAACTCTTTGTCATCTCATCTTGGGCGCCCAGTACATGGAGATACGCAATCTTCTATACTTAATATGCCAAACTGTAGCAGAGAGGATTAAGGGTAAAAGCTCAGAAGAGGTCAGAGAGATATTTAACATACAAAACGACTTGACtcctgaagaggaggaagaaatcaGGCGTGAAAATGAGTGGGCCTTTGAGGAGGAAGTTCAGGAAGAAGTCGAGCGCGAAGGTTGA
- the LOC131039922 gene encoding SKP1-like protein 1A encodes MVEDLTVAMAKECKVKLKSWDDNTFEVEYVVAMQSQLLNNALAETGTDNTVPLHNISSEILAKVIEYCEYHVNTANTISMQDVKMWEQEFVRDLDQATLCHLILGAQYMKIRNLLYLICQTVAERIKGKSPEEAREIFNIQNDLTP; translated from the coding sequence ATGGTGGAGGATCTCACTGTAGCCATGGCGAAGGAATGTAAGGTGAAATTGAAGAGTTGGGATGACAATACTTTTGAGGTTGAGTATGTCGTAGCCATGCAGTCACAGTTGTTGAACAACGCTCTGGCTGAGACTGGAACAGACAACACTGTGCCTTTACACAATATTTCTAGCGAAATACTGGCGAAGGTGATCGAGTACTGCGAATATCATGTTAATACCGCTAACACCATCTCGATGCAGGATGTGAAGATGTGGGAACAGGAGTTCGTGAGGGACCTTGATCAAGCAACTCTTTGTCATCTCATCTTGGGCGCCCAGTACATGAAGATACGCAATCTTCTATACTTAATATGCCAAACTGTAGCAGAGAGGATTAAGGGTAAAAGCCCAGAAGAGGCCAGAGAGATATTTAACATACAAAACGACTTGACTCCTTAA